A window of Bacteroidota bacterium genomic DNA:
CATGCCGTGCGAATAGACGGGCCGCTGCGGCTCCTACGCCGCTTGAGGCCCCGGTGATGAGTACACTTTTTTGCATCGTGGGAATTGCCTGGTTCAGGCCGTAAAATGGTTGATGAAAAACCGGGCGTAGTAGGTCTGCCATTCACGCTCGGGCGCTATGCTGACGTGCTCCTGATCAACCCGTACCAGCCAATAAATGAGCATGCTTTTGGTCAACGCTGTATCAAAAATTGTAGCCAGTTTGGCTCTCAAATAGCCGGCATACCAGATGGGCCACTCCGGATCAGCACCATCTGTGGCAATAAAGGCCTTGTGATGGGCATGGCCTGTCTCCCGAAAAAGCCTTGCAAGTTGTTGTTCGAGATTATTTTCTGACATCCGGATACGGTCTTAAGGTGGGGATAACAGGTATACGGTATTGATGCCAACCATAAGATCCAAATACGTTGTTTGACGAGCCCCCAGAACAGCATGCTTTCAGTCATTTGCGTAATTACGGAAGTTTTGCCGGCTAATTGTATCTTAATGACTCCCTTATCAAACAAGGTACAGGACCATGAATGAGCGAGGATTGGCGCATATGCTCACGCGACGCGAAGCACTACAACGATTTGGCGTCATCACAGGTGGCGCACTGTCGGCTCCCCTTGTAAGTGGCCTCCTGGCAGGTTGTCGTGCCACACCAGTAAATGAGACGTTTGTGCCGCAAACCCTCTCTGGAGCACAATACGAATTGGTAGGGACCCTTGCAGAAATCATCATCCCGACCACCGATACGCCCGGTGCACGGGCTGCCGGCGTGCCGGCATTTATCGATCAAATGCTTACCAGTTGGTATCTCGAAACAGATCGGGATGACTTTCTGGCGGGTTTACAACTACTGGATGAAATTGCGCAAAGTCGCTTCGGCTCAACCTTCATAGCAGCCGGCCCGGAAAATCAACATGCCCTGCTAACAGCCACCGCACAGTTGGCTTTCCCCGAAGAAGTTGCTGCCGCATCAGCCGATGATTTACCAGATACACTTGGCCCTTTTTTCCGGGAATTAAAGCAGCTCGTTGTTGTCGGATACTACACCTCCGAAACAGGTGCTACCGAAGAACTCCTTCAACCTCGCATGGGCATTTACCGCGGCGATATACCCTACGACGAAATAGGCCGCGCCTGGTCTTGAGTGAGGAGTGAGGAGTGAGGAGTGAGGAGTGAGGAGTGAGGAGTGAGGAGTGAGGAGTGAGGAGTGAAAAAAACAAGCCTTCGAAATTCAGAGTTCCTTGATCGATATTCAACAGCCTTATGATTTATCACACACGCAATACCTACGATGCCATTGTTGTCGGTTCAGGGATAACAGGGGGATGGGCAGCAAAAGAGCTCTGCGAGAAAGGCCTTAAAACGATGGTGCTCGAACGCGGACGCAATGTCGAGCATGGCAAAGACTATATCACAGAGCACAAGCAATCCTGGGAGATGCCTTACCGTGGCCGTGCTGTGCCTCGCGAAGAAGCCAAGCGCGACTGGCCCGTACTTAGCCGGAGCGGTGGTCCAAGCGAAACCACCAAACACTTCTACCTCAACGGCCGAGAGAATCCGTATATCGAAGAGAAACCTTTCACCTGGGTGCGCGGTGACCAGGTAGGGGGGCGTTCTCTCACATGGGGCCGGCAAAGCTACCGTTTAAGCGACCTCGACTTTGAAGCCAACGCACGCGATGGGCACGGCGTTGACTGGCCAATTCGCTACAAAGACCTGGCGCCGTGGTATAGCTACGTTGAGCGGTTTGCCGGCATCAGCGGCCAAAAAGAAGGTATGCCGCAATTGCCCGACGGCGAATTCCTGCCGCCTATGGAAATGAATGCAGCAGAGAAAGCTTTCAAACAAGGCATGGAGTCGGCTTTTCCTGACCGACGGGTTACCATTGGCCGGACCGCTGTATTGACACAGGCGCACAATGGCCGCGGTGCCTGTCATTATTGTGGCCCTTGCAGCCGCGGCTGCTCTGTCGGCGCCTATTTCTCCAGCCAATCTTCAACCCTGCCGGCAGCATTTGCAACCGATAACCTGACCCTGCGCCCGCACAGCCTTACCCACAGCCTGATTTACGATCCGGAAACGAGCAAAGTCACCGGTGTGCGGTTTATTGATACACAAACCAAAGAAATGCACGAAGTGTATGCACGCGTCATTTTTCTGTGTGCCTCTACGCTGGGAAGTACCCAGGTGCTGCTTAATTCAACCAGTACCCGCTTCCCAAACGGCATGGCCAACAGTAGCGGTGCCCTGGGCAAGTACCTGATGGACCACCACTTCCGGCTCGGCGCATCGGGTGAGATGCCGGGCCTGGAAGACCGGTACTACACAGGCAACAGACCCAACGGCATCTACGTTATCCGCTTCCGCAACCTGGGGGATGCAGCTACGCGACAACCGGACTACGTGCGTGGTTATGGCTTCCAGGGTGGGGCAAGCCGGGCGTCCTGGTCACGCGGGATTGGTGGGCCGGCATTTGGCGCAGACCTCAAAAACGCACTACGCGACCCGGCTCCCTGGCAGATGTGGATCGGTGGCTGGTGCGAGGCGCTGCCTAATGAAAAGAATTACGTCACGTTGTCCGACCAGACTGATGCATATGGCCTGCCGCAGTTGAAAATCCACTGTACCTGGCACGAAAACGAGTTTGCGATGCGCAAAGATGTCCCGGTAGCTGCAGCAGAAATGCTGGAAGCCGCCGGCGCGCGTAACGTGAGCATGTTTGATGACTTCGTGGAAGACGGCATTGGCGCAGAACCCGGCCGGTGTATCCATGAAATGGGCACTGCCCGCATGGGGCGCGACCCGAAAACCTCGGTATTGAATGCGCACAACCAGTGCCACGACCACCCCAATGTATTTGTCACAGATGGCGCCAGCATGACTTCATCCGCCTGCCAAAACCCGTCATTGACCTACATGGCGCTTACTGCGCGGGCATGCGACTACGCGGTGTCAGAAATGAACAAAGGACAGCTGTAGCGCTGCTACAAGTCGCGTAAGGAAGGCACGGTGAAGCCGGGAACGTCCCACTCAGCCCGTTTTGCGCCGGCCTGGTATGCTGACTCCAGAAAATCCAGCAGGGCCGCTTTGGGGTCGGCCTCTCGGCGCAAGTCATCATACATCAGCAGCGCCATCGGACTCCCGTTGCTATCCACCCAGCTTGCCGCCTGCGGCTGTAATGGCTCGGTATCCAGGCCTTCGGGAGACGGGAACGTATAACAATAAAATGCTGCACCGCGCACGTTGTCGTCGCCGGCCCAAAAGCCGAAGCTGATCACTTCGTGGGAGTAGGCATCTTTCTCAATCAAGCGGGTTTGCGGCTCCATCACCGGGCCGCGCTTGCCGGAAAACCGGGTCACGGCCAGATCCATGTGGTGCCAGTACAGGTGCACCGGACACGTTTTGCCATAAAAGCGGCCGCCAAATTCTTTAAAGACGTGATCCACCCAGGTCAGCGCACGCCAGAACTGCGCCACGTACGCTGGTTGGTAGGTGTTGTACGTCTCTATTTCGCTGAAAGGCGCATCTAATGGCATATCAATCGGCCTGTCGATGATTTCCAACTCGACGCCAATTTTTTTCAGGAGATCGAACATTTGCTGGTAAAAAGCGGCAACGCTCAACCCATCCTCCAAAGGAAAACTGTACGCTTCACCTCTGCTGGTATGCAACTCAACCTGGTGCGAAATGAAATTGAATGTGAGCTCAAAGGTGTTAAATCCGTCATCTAGCGGAATGGCGTGGGTTGTGAGTCCGCGTGGACTTACATATAAGGTGAGGTACCACCAGTGGTTTTTCCGTGGCATCAACCCCAGGCGGATTTTGCCGGCAATCTGGAGAAAGTAATTGAGGGTTATTTTGCTCTGCTCCCATTCGTCAAGCGGCAGGGAAGGAAGTGTAGGTTGATTTTGCATCCAGTTGTTTTGCAGGTCGTTCTATAAATTGGGAGCGGGTTTCGCTACCTCCTCATATGCTGTAATGGGGATGCAGTTCGGCCAGACCTCTTTCAAGCGCCATACTTATGCAAACAGGCCCCAGGAATAA
This region includes:
- a CDS encoding GMC family oxidoreductase; translated protein: MIYHTRNTYDAIVVGSGITGGWAAKELCEKGLKTMVLERGRNVEHGKDYITEHKQSWEMPYRGRAVPREEAKRDWPVLSRSGGPSETTKHFYLNGRENPYIEEKPFTWVRGDQVGGRSLTWGRQSYRLSDLDFEANARDGHGVDWPIRYKDLAPWYSYVERFAGISGQKEGMPQLPDGEFLPPMEMNAAEKAFKQGMESAFPDRRVTIGRTAVLTQAHNGRGACHYCGPCSRGCSVGAYFSSQSSTLPAAFATDNLTLRPHSLTHSLIYDPETSKVTGVRFIDTQTKEMHEVYARVIFLCASTLGSTQVLLNSTSTRFPNGMANSSGALGKYLMDHHFRLGASGEMPGLEDRYYTGNRPNGIYVIRFRNLGDAATRQPDYVRGYGFQGGASRASWSRGIGGPAFGADLKNALRDPAPWQMWIGGWCEALPNEKNYVTLSDQTDAYGLPQLKIHCTWHENEFAMRKDVPVAAAEMLEAAGARNVSMFDDFVEDGIGAEPGRCIHEMGTARMGRDPKTSVLNAHNQCHDHPNVFVTDGASMTSSACQNPSLTYMALTARACDYAVSEMNKGQL
- a CDS encoding DUF5996 family protein; the encoded protein is MQNQPTLPSLPLDEWEQSKITLNYFLQIAGKIRLGLMPRKNHWWYLTLYVSPRGLTTHAIPLDDGFNTFELTFNFISHQVELHTSRGEAYSFPLEDGLSVAAFYQQMFDLLKKIGVELEIIDRPIDMPLDAPFSEIETYNTYQPAYVAQFWRALTWVDHVFKEFGGRFYGKTCPVHLYWHHMDLAVTRFSGKRGPVMEPQTRLIEKDAYSHEVISFGFWAGDDNVRGAAFYCYTFPSPEGLDTEPLQPQAASWVDSNGSPMALLMYDDLRREADPKAALLDFLESAYQAGAKRAEWDVPGFTVPSLRDL
- a CDS encoding gluconate 2-dehydrogenase subunit 3 family protein, translated to MNERGLAHMLTRREALQRFGVITGGALSAPLVSGLLAGCRATPVNETFVPQTLSGAQYELVGTLAEIIIPTTDTPGARAAGVPAFIDQMLTSWYLETDRDDFLAGLQLLDEIAQSRFGSTFIAAGPENQHALLTATAQLAFPEEVAAASADDLPDTLGPFFRELKQLVVVGYYTSETGATEELLQPRMGIYRGDIPYDEIGRAWS